A region of Reichenbachiella carrageenanivorans DNA encodes the following proteins:
- a CDS encoding arylsulfatase, with product MIQKLSMALVLVWMATGCTTPAAEQATERKPNIVYILADDLGYGDLSCYGQQKYETPHIDALAARGMKFTQHYSGSAVCAPSRSSLLTGEHTGHTPIRGNQEIGEEGQVPLPAEAYTIAEMLKEAGYKTGAFGKWGLGFVGTEGDPNKQGFDEFYGYNCQRMAHRYYPAYLWHNQQKVTLEGNDWTNKEVYAPEKIQDATLQFIEDNKDEPFFAYVPLVLPHAELISPKDSIFDTFKGKYVEDKPFELPHNYLSDYGPDIELHKYCSQEAPHAVYATMVTRIDNYVAQIVDKLEAEGIADNTVVIFTSDNGPAIEGGADPDFFNGNGGLRGYKRDLYEGGIRAPFIVVWPGKVKPASMSEHVSTFWDMMPTFADIAGVDLKASTDGLSMLPTILGAGEQAQHNHLYWEFNVRGGRKAVRKGDWKAVAYNMKKNGYDNIELYNIKEDESEQNNVADSHPELVAELKQIMIDEHQDSQLFPFQ from the coding sequence GTGATACAAAAATTAAGTATGGCATTGGTGCTGGTATGGATGGCAACAGGCTGTACCACTCCTGCAGCAGAGCAAGCCACAGAGCGCAAACCCAACATTGTCTACATCTTGGCAGACGATCTGGGTTATGGAGATTTGAGCTGCTATGGTCAGCAAAAATATGAAACACCCCATATAGATGCACTAGCTGCAAGAGGGATGAAGTTTACACAGCACTACTCTGGATCGGCGGTTTGTGCGCCTTCAAGATCTTCCTTACTCACTGGCGAGCACACCGGCCATACACCTATTCGCGGCAATCAAGAGATAGGAGAAGAAGGACAGGTGCCTTTGCCTGCTGAAGCCTACACCATAGCCGAAATGCTGAAAGAGGCCGGGTACAAAACGGGAGCGTTTGGCAAGTGGGGACTAGGCTTTGTAGGTACGGAGGGAGACCCTAATAAGCAAGGGTTCGACGAGTTTTATGGTTACAATTGCCAAAGAATGGCACATCGTTACTATCCGGCATATCTCTGGCACAATCAACAAAAAGTGACTTTGGAGGGCAATGACTGGACAAATAAGGAAGTGTATGCGCCAGAAAAAATACAAGACGCCACTTTGCAGTTTATCGAAGATAATAAAGACGAGCCCTTTTTTGCTTATGTACCATTGGTGTTGCCTCATGCCGAACTGATATCACCCAAAGATTCTATATTTGATACCTTCAAAGGCAAATATGTTGAAGACAAACCGTTTGAGCTGCCTCACAATTATTTGTCCGACTATGGACCCGATATCGAGTTGCACAAGTATTGTTCGCAAGAAGCCCCTCATGCTGTGTATGCCACGATGGTGACACGCATCGACAATTATGTAGCTCAGATTGTAGACAAACTAGAAGCAGAAGGTATTGCAGACAATACGGTCGTTATTTTCACGAGCGACAATGGCCCAGCTATAGAAGGCGGTGCAGACCCAGATTTTTTTAATGGCAATGGAGGCCTTAGAGGATACAAACGTGATCTATACGAAGGAGGCATTCGAGCACCTTTTATCGTAGTTTGGCCTGGAAAGGTGAAGCCCGCATCAATGAGTGAACATGTGTCTACCTTTTGGGACATGATGCCCACTTTTGCTGATATAGCAGGTGTAGATTTGAAAGCGTCTACTGATGGCTTATCGATGTTGCCTACTATACTAGGTGCAGGTGAGCAAGCCCAGCACAACCATTTGTACTGGGAGTTTAATGTGAGAGGTGGACGCAAGGCCGTTCGAAAGGGGGATTGGAAAGCCGTGGCTTATAATATGAAGAAAAACGGGTATGACAATATTGAACTCTATAATATCAAAGAGGACGAATCAGAGCAAAACAACGTGGCAGATAGTCATCCAGAATTGGTAGCAGAGCTCAAGCAAATCATGATAGATGAGCATCAGGATTCTCAGCTTTTTCCTTTTCAATAA